In Devosia chinhatensis, the following are encoded in one genomic region:
- a CDS encoding carbohydrate ABC transporter permease, with the protein MRNQANPWLTSNLWVLGLGMLPAILLIGVLLYFTGWAFAFSFTDLALVGRKSVEWSWVGLENFERLFTRRGFLDSLWTTIIFVFFSAIVGQSVLGFLLAAALRGTRSTLRSVVEVCIMLGWLLPDIVAAFLWSATTAQTGLINQLIIRPLGLPPVNFINDYALPVVTIANIWKGTAWSYLLFSAALDSVSREVVEAAKVDGATPMQRIWLVQLPIIRPHIATNMLFITIWTFTYFPLIFAMTGGGPGRQTETLAVFLYNQSFARGNLGFGSAISVAMLVIVGCLSLVYLRMLREPK; encoded by the coding sequence ATGAGAAACCAGGCCAATCCTTGGCTGACCAGCAATCTCTGGGTTCTGGGCCTCGGCATGTTGCCGGCCATCCTGCTCATCGGAGTGCTGCTCTACTTTACCGGCTGGGCCTTCGCCTTCAGCTTCACCGACCTGGCGCTGGTCGGCCGCAAGAGCGTGGAATGGAGCTGGGTCGGTCTCGAGAATTTCGAGCGCCTGTTCACCCGCCGCGGCTTCCTCGACTCGCTCTGGACCACCATCATCTTCGTGTTCTTCTCGGCCATTGTCGGCCAGTCCGTACTGGGCTTCCTGCTCGCGGCTGCCCTGCGCGGCACGCGCTCGACGTTGCGCAGCGTGGTGGAGGTCTGCATCATGCTGGGCTGGCTGCTGCCCGATATCGTGGCGGCCTTCCTCTGGTCGGCGACGACGGCCCAGACCGGGCTCATCAACCAGCTGATCATCCGGCCTCTCGGGCTGCCGCCGGTCAATTTCATCAATGATTATGCCCTGCCGGTGGTGACCATCGCCAATATCTGGAAGGGCACGGCCTGGTCCTATCTGCTGTTCTCGGCGGCCCTCGACTCGGTCAGCCGCGAAGTGGTGGAGGCCGCCAAGGTGGACGGCGCGACCCCCATGCAGCGCATCTGGCTGGTGCAATTGCCGATCATCCGGCCGCATATCGCGACGAACATGCTGTTCATCACCATCTGGACCTTCACCTATTTCCCGCTGATCTTCGCCATGACCGGCGGCGGGCCGGGGCGACAGACCGAGACGCTGGCGGTCTTCCTCTACAATCAGAGTTTCGCGCGCGGCAATCTGGGCTTCGGCTCGGCCATTTCGGTGGCCATGCTGGTCATCGTCGGCTGCCTGTCGCTGGTCTATCTCCGCATGCTCCGGGAGCCGAAATAA
- a CDS encoding carbohydrate ABC transporter permease, giving the protein MESNAPSRLTAIALTFMAVIWISPFSWLLLNAFNPLSTGQLEIPRSVGLDNFAQAVSGNAGRQFLNSMLIAAGTATLSVVVGISAAYPLSRLKIPGRNAFLWTLVLLRMLPSAGVLVPLYFSAQRLGLLNQLGVIIALTVLNLPFTLLLLKNFFDTVPIELEEAAYVEGASLFQIVSRIVLPMSRAGIAVVWFFSFTGAWNEFLLPLIFARVQDAFPMSVGLYAAFGQQGAINYGFLTAFSIIYAAPAIGVYFLLRRNMNTGFAGVGVKG; this is encoded by the coding sequence ATGGAATCCAATGCTCCGAGCCGCCTCACCGCCATCGCGCTGACCTTCATGGCGGTAATCTGGATCAGCCCGTTTTCCTGGCTCCTCCTCAATGCCTTCAATCCGCTCTCCACCGGGCAACTGGAAATCCCCCGCTCCGTGGGGCTCGACAATTTCGCGCAAGCCGTCAGCGGCAATGCGGGCCGGCAGTTTCTCAATTCCATGCTGATCGCGGCGGGCACGGCGACCCTCAGCGTCGTGGTCGGCATCTCGGCGGCCTATCCGCTGTCGCGGCTCAAGATCCCGGGGCGCAATGCGTTCCTGTGGACGCTGGTGCTGCTGCGCATGCTACCCTCTGCGGGTGTGCTGGTGCCGCTCTATTTCAGCGCGCAGCGGCTGGGCCTGCTCAACCAGCTCGGCGTCATCATCGCGCTGACCGTGCTCAACCTGCCGTTCACGCTGCTGCTGCTCAAGAACTTCTTCGACACCGTGCCGATCGAGCTTGAGGAAGCGGCTTATGTCGAGGGGGCGAGCCTGTTCCAGATCGTCAGCCGGATCGTGCTGCCCATGTCGCGGGCCGGGATCGCGGTGGTCTGGTTCTTTTCCTTCACCGGGGCGTGGAACGAGTTCCTCTTGCCCCTGATCTTTGCGCGCGTGCAGGATGCCTTCCCGATGTCGGTGGGCCTCTACGCCGCATTCGGCCAGCAGGGCGCCATCAATTACGGGTTCCTCACGGCCTTTTCCATCATCTACGCGGCGCCGGCGATCGGCGTGTATTTCTTGTTGCGGCGGAACATGAACACAGGGTTCGCCGGTGTCGGAGTTAAAGGATGA
- a CDS encoding alpha-mannosidase has product MTYSNPLSSKLGLLDDDLKQEGKLLRLCADLEKKIRTPLKNVPFQWHVQRADGFSAAEALKADWRQWEQFGRHTVWAKHQEHTWFAAEITVPEDARGKVFVAHFTSQWQERPGSTDPQCLAYLDGKIAQALDGNHTELVIERDAKPGNKHVLLVNAFTFFDRPLVGFEVDFFIRNERAEKLYYDLQTPVDVAVRLQQNDPRRHAILNIVNRALRALDRRDGHTEAFEKGLPEAEKIAQEIYDLVDTEVQPQITAVGSTHLDVGWLWRVMHTRDKTGRSFATVLNLMEEYPQFVFMYNQSVLFDFLKKDYPEIWERMLKRVKSGQFEIEGAMWVEPDVNIASGESLVRQIMRGRRFHLEHFGVDPKTVWLPDTFGYSANLPQIMDKSGLKYFVTSKLSWNDTDRHPYDTFFWRGIDGTVTKAQLITAQKYDSEQIFTTYNGDLSVSETMGAWKRYEPKAAYDQVVMSYGYGDGGGGPTRAMIERGTRLERGIPGAPKVKLEGIVPFLDRLGKAMDADPARFPTWNGELYLQYHRGTLTSVAKNKANNRNAERRLRELEMLGALALAKAGHAYPSETLAEFWELVLINQFHDILPGTSIPEVYVDSDAEYGRIFSTLDSANGPWHAAAQAAAKPGADQLRLFNFTSQARSGLVHLGEVAAGSALATAGGSVPVQAITRADGSTDSVAAVSAIAPLGWTGAQIVAGDGAGQSGVSVSTTHLENDLLRVTFDDKGEIVSVFDKTRDRETLQGGEKANRLIAYEDKPMNWDAWDIDRYFEEQFWPLADGKADISVVETGPHRAAIRIERRYQKSLVVQVISLAKDERQVEFDTFIDWQERAQVIKALFPFDLNTSEVRSEIAFGHVTRPTHRNTTWDRARFEASMHRWVDVSEADFGIALLNDSKYAYDCHEQTVRLTLVRGSTHPHPEADLGEHRIRYALFVHDGVADLAQVHRAAERFNNPIAVIGSRQAAGSAATEFGSFSLANVDAANVTIETVKKAEASDALVLRVFEHANKRANATISFGLDVKSVRVVNLMEEQAGEKLTITDNSISLQLRPFEIATLLVETK; this is encoded by the coding sequence ATGACCTATTCCAATCCCCTCTCGTCCAAGCTGGGTTTGCTGGATGATGACCTCAAGCAGGAGGGCAAGCTCCTGCGCCTGTGCGCGGACCTGGAAAAGAAAATCCGCACCCCGCTCAAGAACGTGCCGTTCCAGTGGCATGTGCAGCGCGCCGACGGGTTTTCGGCCGCAGAGGCGCTCAAGGCCGATTGGCGGCAATGGGAGCAATTCGGCCGGCATACGGTCTGGGCCAAGCATCAGGAGCATACCTGGTTCGCCGCCGAGATCACCGTGCCAGAAGACGCCCGGGGCAAAGTCTTTGTCGCCCATTTCACCAGCCAGTGGCAGGAGCGGCCGGGCTCGACCGATCCGCAATGCCTGGCCTATCTCGACGGCAAGATCGCCCAGGCCCTGGATGGCAACCACACCGAACTCGTGATCGAGCGTGACGCCAAGCCGGGCAACAAGCACGTGCTCCTGGTCAACGCCTTCACCTTCTTCGACCGGCCGCTGGTCGGCTTCGAGGTGGATTTCTTCATCCGTAACGAGCGCGCCGAAAAGCTCTATTACGATCTGCAGACGCCGGTCGACGTGGCTGTCCGCCTGCAGCAGAACGACCCGCGCCGCCACGCCATCCTCAACATCGTCAACCGGGCGTTGCGAGCGCTGGATCGGCGCGATGGCCATACGGAAGCCTTCGAGAAGGGCCTGCCGGAAGCCGAGAAGATCGCCCAGGAAATCTACGACCTGGTCGATACCGAAGTGCAGCCGCAGATCACGGCGGTGGGCTCGACCCATCTCGATGTGGGCTGGCTTTGGAGGGTGATGCATACGCGGGACAAGACGGGGCGCAGCTTTGCCACCGTGCTCAACCTCATGGAGGAATATCCCCAATTCGTCTTCATGTATAACCAGTCGGTGCTCTTCGATTTCCTCAAGAAGGACTATCCCGAAATCTGGGAGCGCATGCTCAAGCGGGTGAAGTCGGGCCAGTTCGAGATCGAAGGCGCCATGTGGGTGGAGCCGGACGTCAACATCGCCTCGGGCGAAAGCCTCGTGCGCCAGATCATGCGCGGTCGGCGGTTCCATCTCGAGCATTTCGGGGTCGATCCCAAGACAGTCTGGCTGCCCGATACATTCGGCTATTCGGCCAACCTGCCGCAGATCATGGACAAGTCGGGGCTGAAATATTTCGTCACCAGCAAGCTCTCCTGGAACGATACCGACCGGCACCCCTATGACACGTTCTTCTGGCGCGGCATCGACGGCACCGTCACCAAGGCGCAGCTGATCACTGCACAGAAATATGACAGCGAGCAGATCTTCACGACCTATAACGGCGACCTTTCAGTTTCCGAGACCATGGGCGCCTGGAAGCGCTACGAACCCAAGGCCGCCTATGACCAGGTCGTCATGTCCTATGGCTATGGCGATGGCGGCGGCGGACCGACCCGCGCCATGATCGAGCGCGGCACGCGCCTCGAACGCGGCATTCCCGGGGCGCCCAAGGTCAAGCTCGAAGGCATCGTCCCGTTCCTCGACCGGTTGGGCAAGGCCATGGACGCCGATCCGGCGCGCTTCCCCACCTGGAACGGCGAGCTTTACCTGCAATATCACCGTGGCACGCTCACCTCTGTGGCCAAGAACAAGGCGAATAACCGCAATGCCGAACGGCGCCTGCGTGAGCTGGAAATGCTGGGCGCGCTGGCCCTGGCCAAAGCTGGCCATGCCTATCCCAGCGAGACACTGGCCGAATTCTGGGAACTGGTGCTGATCAACCAGTTCCACGACATCCTGCCGGGCACCTCCATCCCCGAAGTCTATGTCGACAGTGACGCCGAATATGGCCGCATCTTCTCGACGCTGGATTCGGCCAATGGCCCCTGGCATGCGGCGGCGCAGGCCGCGGCCAAGCCGGGCGCCGACCAATTGCGGCTGTTCAACTTCACGAGCCAGGCCCGCTCGGGACTGGTGCATCTGGGCGAGGTTGCGGCCGGATCGGCCCTGGCGACGGCCGGTGGCAGCGTGCCGGTGCAGGCTATCACCCGCGCCGATGGCTCGACCGACAGCGTCGCCGCCGTCTCGGCCATCGCGCCGCTGGGCTGGACCGGGGCGCAGATCGTGGCCGGTGACGGCGCCGGCCAAAGCGGTGTCTCGGTTTCGACGACACACCTCGAAAACGACCTGCTGCGGGTCACGTTCGACGACAAGGGTGAGATCGTCTCGGTGTTCGACAAGACGCGCGACCGCGAGACATTGCAGGGCGGCGAAAAGGCCAACCGCCTGATCGCCTATGAAGACAAGCCGATGAACTGGGATGCCTGGGATATCGACCGCTATTTCGAGGAGCAGTTCTGGCCGCTGGCCGACGGCAAGGCCGACATTTCGGTGGTGGAAACCGGCCCGCACCGCGCCGCGATCCGCATCGAGCGGCGTTACCAGAAGTCGCTTGTCGTCCAGGTGATCTCGCTGGCGAAAGATGAACGGCAGGTTGAGTTCGACACCTTTATCGACTGGCAGGAACGGGCTCAGGTCATCAAGGCGCTGTTCCCCTTCGATCTCAACACCTCCGAAGTGCGCTCGGAAATCGCCTTCGGCCATGTAACGCGCCCGACCCATCGCAACACCACCTGGGATCGGGCCCGCTTCGAGGCCAGCATGCATCGCTGGGTCGACGTGTCGGAGGCCGATTTCGGCATCGCGCTGCTCAATGACAGCAAATATGCCTATGATTGCCACGAGCAGACGGTGCGGCTGACGCTGGTGCGGGGTTCGACCCATCCGCATCCCGAGGCCGACCTGGGTGAACACCGCATCCGCTATGCGCTGTTCGTGCATGACGGCGTCGCGGACCTCGCGCAGGTGCATCGGGCGGCCGAACGCTTCAACAATCCGATCGCGGTCATCGGCTCGCGCCAGGCTGCGGGCAGTGCCGCGACCGAATTCGGCAGCTTCAGCCTCGCAAATGTCGACGCGGCCAATGTCACCATCGAAACGGTCAAGAAGGCCGAGGCGTCCGATGCCCTGGTGCTGCGCGTGTTCGAACACGCCAATAAACGCGCCAATGCCACGATCAGCTTTGGCCTCGATGTCAAATCGGTGCGTGTGGTGAACCTGATGGAGGAACAGGCGGGCGAAAAACTCACCATCACCGACAATAGCATCAGCCTGCAATTACGCCCGTTCGAGATCGCTACGCTGCTGGTGGAAACGAAGTGA
- a CDS encoding ABC transporter ATP-binding protein encodes MSDVSLRGVRKSYGSLEVVHGVDLDIQAGEFVVFVGPSGCGKSTLLRMIAGLEPISGGEIAIGGKVVNDVPSPQRGIAMVFQSYALYPHMSVFDNMAFGLKLAKTPKEETERRVREAARILQIEPYLDRMPKALSGGQRQRVAIGRAIVRDPKVFLFDEPLSNLDASLRAQTRVEIAKLHATLDATMIYVTHDQVEAMTLADRIVVLNAGKIEQVGSPLELYTRPVNTFVAGFIASQRMNFLAVSPSGGGLTLPGGKALPLAHANLAEARTLGVRPEHLLLADPAHADLSGTLAVVEQFGEYALAYAELPSGETVTLKLDGAPQLVVGQSIDMKLPAEGLHLFDAAGRALR; translated from the coding sequence ATGTCTGACGTTAGTCTTCGGGGCGTGCGGAAATCCTATGGATCGCTGGAGGTCGTCCATGGGGTGGATCTCGATATCCAGGCGGGCGAATTCGTGGTGTTCGTCGGGCCCTCCGGATGCGGCAAGTCCACCCTGTTGCGGATGATCGCGGGGCTCGAGCCGATCAGCGGCGGCGAAATTGCCATCGGCGGCAAGGTGGTCAACGACGTGCCATCGCCCCAGCGTGGCATCGCCATGGTGTTCCAATCCTATGCGCTCTATCCGCATATGAGTGTCTTCGACAACATGGCCTTCGGCCTCAAGCTGGCCAAGACACCCAAGGAAGAGACCGAGCGCCGGGTGCGCGAGGCCGCCCGCATCCTGCAGATCGAGCCCTATCTCGACCGTATGCCCAAGGCCTTGTCAGGCGGGCAACGCCAGCGCGTGGCCATCGGCCGCGCCATCGTGCGTGACCCCAAAGTGTTCCTGTTCGACGAGCCCCTGTCCAATCTCGATGCGTCCCTGCGGGCGCAGACGCGGGTGGAGATTGCCAAGCTCCACGCGACGCTCGACGCCACCATGATCTATGTGACGCACGATCAGGTGGAGGCCATGACGCTGGCCGATCGCATCGTGGTGCTCAATGCCGGCAAGATCGAGCAGGTCGGCTCGCCGCTCGAATTGTATACGCGGCCCGTCAATACTTTCGTCGCCGGTTTCATCGCCAGCCAGCGCATGAACTTTCTCGCCGTCAGCCCATCGGGCGGGGGATTGACGCTGCCGGGGGGCAAGGCCTTGCCTCTGGCCCATGCCAACCTGGCCGAAGCCAGGACGCTGGGCGTGCGTCCGGAGCACCTGCTGCTGGCCGATCCGGCACATGCCGATCTCTCGGGTACGCTCGCCGTGGTCGAGCAGTTCGGCGAATACGCCCTGGCCTATGCCGAATTGCCGAGCGGGGAGACGGTGACCCTCAAGCTCGATGGTGCGCCCCAGCTCGTGGTGGGGCAGAGCATCGACATGAAATTGCCTGCAGAGGGCCTGCATCTGTTCGATGCAGCGGGCCGGGCGCTGCGGTGA
- a CDS encoding ABC transporter ATP-binding protein → MSDIKVTNLRKNYGAVEVLRDINLDIRSGEFVIFVGPSGCGKSTLLRCISGLERLSGGTLEIGGRVVNNVPASKRGIAMVFQSYALYPHMSVRENMAYSMKLRRAAKAEIESRVAEAARKLQLEPYLDRFPRELSGGQRQRVAIGRAIVRDPQVFLFDEPLSNLDAALRVATRLEIARLKEGLPDTTMVYVTHDQVEAMTLADRIVVLNAGQVEQVGTPEELYERPQSLFVAGFIGSPRMNLLRHEDGTTMGIRPEDITLGTGAQQGKVAYVEYLGADTFAFLDIGRPDLLTVRQTRTALPDVGSMISYDYPQERVHRFDAQGKRLG, encoded by the coding sequence ATGTCCGACATCAAGGTCACGAACCTGCGCAAGAATTACGGCGCCGTTGAAGTCCTCAGGGACATCAATCTCGACATCCGATCGGGTGAGTTCGTGATCTTCGTCGGCCCCTCGGGCTGCGGCAAGTCCACGCTTTTGCGCTGCATCTCGGGCCTGGAACGACTGAGCGGCGGCACGCTCGAAATCGGTGGCCGCGTCGTCAACAATGTGCCGGCCAGCAAGCGCGGCATCGCCATGGTCTTCCAGTCCTACGCGCTTTATCCGCATATGAGCGTGCGGGAAAACATGGCCTATTCCATGAAGCTGCGCCGCGCCGCAAAGGCCGAGATCGAAAGCCGGGTCGCCGAGGCCGCCCGCAAATTGCAGCTCGAACCCTATCTCGATCGCTTTCCGCGCGAATTGTCCGGCGGCCAGCGCCAGCGCGTGGCCATCGGCCGGGCCATCGTGCGCGACCCGCAGGTCTTTCTCTTCGATGAGCCGCTGTCCAATCTCGATGCCGCCCTGCGCGTCGCTACGCGCCTCGAAATTGCGAGGCTCAAGGAAGGCCTTCCCGACACCACCATGGTCTATGTCACCCATGACCAGGTCGAAGCCATGACCCTGGCCGACCGGATCGTGGTGCTCAATGCCGGGCAGGTCGAGCAGGTGGGTACGCCCGAGGAGCTCTACGAGCGCCCACAATCTTTGTTCGTGGCCGGCTTCATCGGCTCGCCGCGGATGAACCTTCTCAGGCACGAGGACGGCACCACTATGGGCATAAGGCCCGAAGACATCACCCTGGGCACCGGCGCCCAACAGGGCAAGGTCGCTTATGTCGAATATCTGGGAGCCGATACTTTCGCCTTCCTCGACATCGGCCGTCCTGACCTGCTGACCGTCCGGCAGACGCGCACCGCCCTGCCGGACGTCGGCAGCATGATCAGCTACGATTATCCGCAAGAGCGGGTGCATCGGTTCGACGCGCAGGGGAAGCGGCTGGGCTAG
- a CDS encoding TIM barrel protein, whose amino-acid sequence MKLSACIEWLFADESDDFAGRIRAARAAGLDAVEFWFWSNKDLDAVEATLKETELSLSGFVAEPMIALTDPANHAEFLAGLAVSMRQAQRLGAKVLIAQAGNDLPGRTRDEQHDALVQCLLAAADVLEGSGVRLGVEPLNTLIDHPGYYLSSTRESLDIVDAVGRPEIGIVYDLYHSYVMGEAIEDVLDGRVSRVIHAHVADHPGRNDPGLGEIDLGKRLSWLYANGYEGAVGLEYRPDGSTGDALAKVRAALSAS is encoded by the coding sequence ATGAAACTCTCCGCTTGTATCGAATGGCTCTTTGCCGATGAAAGCGACGACTTTGCCGGTCGCATCCGCGCCGCCAGGGCCGCCGGTCTCGACGCGGTCGAATTCTGGTTCTGGTCCAACAAGGATCTCGATGCGGTCGAAGCCACCCTGAAGGAAACCGAACTTTCACTCTCCGGCTTCGTTGCCGAGCCGATGATTGCGCTGACCGACCCGGCCAATCACGCCGAATTCCTCGCCGGCCTCGCGGTCTCCATGCGCCAGGCCCAGCGCCTGGGCGCCAAGGTGCTCATCGCCCAGGCCGGCAATGACCTGCCGGGCCGGACGCGCGACGAGCAGCACGATGCCCTGGTCCAATGCCTGCTGGCTGCCGCCGACGTGCTCGAAGGCAGCGGCGTGCGTCTCGGCGTCGAGCCGCTCAATACGCTGATCGACCATCCCGGCTATTACCTCTCCTCAACGCGCGAGAGCCTCGATATCGTCGACGCTGTCGGCCGCCCGGAAATCGGTATCGTCTACGATCTCTACCATTCCTACGTGATGGGCGAGGCTATCGAAGACGTCCTCGATGGCCGCGTCTCCCGCGTCATCCATGCCCATGTCGCCGATCATCCGGGCCGCAACGATCCGGGCCTTGGCGAAATCGACCTCGGCAAGCGCCTGAGCTGGCTCTATGCCAATGGCTACGAAGGTGCCGTGGGCCTCGAATACCGGCCCGACGGGTCGACCGGCGACGCACTGGCCAAGGTCCGTGCCGCGCTTTCAGCAAGCTGA
- a CDS encoding zinc-binding dehydrogenase — MSLTTQSLYFTGPRAVEIRSEALGGPGPGQVLLNLEVSGISAGTELNVFRGLAPQWRQSMDPKTRLFSDAHGSDWSWPARYGYAAVGRVAEIGRDVRALKAGDLVFAYVPHGQHAVVDANAVVPLGDLDDAEIGVFFANLNTAYNGVLDANIPLGADVVVSGLGVIGQMVTRLLARNGARQIIGVDTIAQRRELAAQGGATTLLDPRDGPVAERVRELTEGRGADTVIEVSGAAPALNEAIRTAGFNGTVIAMSWYGGTFESLSLSGEFHHNRPRIISSQVGTVNPFLGPLWSVGRRGNIARDYLSSLAPALKGFITHRVPLAEAGRGYGLLDQGSPDVMQVLIDYR, encoded by the coding sequence GTGTCGCTGACGACCCAATCGCTGTATTTCACCGGGCCGCGCGCCGTCGAAATTCGCTCCGAAGCGCTGGGCGGTCCCGGTCCCGGCCAGGTTCTGCTCAATCTTGAGGTCTCGGGCATCAGCGCCGGCACCGAGCTCAACGTCTTCCGTGGCCTCGCCCCCCAGTGGCGGCAGTCGATGGACCCCAAGACGCGTCTTTTCTCCGATGCCCACGGCTCGGACTGGTCCTGGCCGGCCCGCTACGGCTATGCCGCCGTCGGTCGCGTCGCCGAAATCGGTCGGGATGTCCGCGCGCTCAAGGCGGGCGATCTGGTCTTTGCCTATGTGCCCCATGGCCAGCACGCCGTGGTCGATGCCAATGCCGTCGTGCCGCTGGGCGATCTCGACGACGCGGAAATCGGCGTCTTCTTCGCCAATCTCAATACGGCCTATAACGGCGTGCTCGATGCCAATATTCCGCTCGGCGCCGATGTCGTCGTCTCGGGCCTCGGGGTCATCGGGCAGATGGTGACGCGGCTTCTCGCCCGCAACGGCGCGCGCCAGATCATTGGCGTCGACACTATCGCCCAGCGCCGCGAGTTGGCGGCCCAGGGTGGCGCGACCACCCTTCTCGACCCGCGCGACGGCCCGGTGGCCGAACGCGTCCGCGAACTCACCGAGGGCCGTGGCGCCGATACGGTCATCGAAGTCTCCGGCGCCGCACCGGCGCTGAATGAAGCCATCCGCACTGCCGGTTTCAACGGCACGGTGATTGCCATGTCCTGGTATGGCGGCACCTTTGAATCGCTCAGCCTTTCAGGCGAATTCCACCATAATCGCCCGCGCATCATTTCCTCGCAGGTGGGCACCGTGAACCCGTTCCTGGGCCCTCTCTGGTCGGTCGGTCGACGCGGAAACATCGCCCGCGACTATCTTTCGAGCCTGGCGCCGGCGCTCAAGGGCTTCATCACCCATCGCGTGCCGCTTGCCGAGGCGGGACGCGGCTACGGCCTGCTCGATCAGGGCTCGCCCGACGTCATGCAAGTTCTCATCGACTATCGCTAA